DNA from Corynebacterium aurimucosum ATCC 700975:
GTTGCCGTTACGCTGGGGACGATGCTTCTTGGCGCGGTGGCCTTCGCCGCTATCTGGTAGCGGTGCTCAACGCGAATCTTAAAGGGGTTGCCCACACATTGGTGAGAATTCTTTGCAGCTAATCTGCAAAAAGTTTTGCAAACAGGGGTGAATTTGGTTCTTTAGTGGGGGTAATGAGACGAAAGTGTTTGTTGGTTGTCTGTGGTCTCGATAGCCTGAACGTGTAGGCCCATTCGGTGATCCCGATAACTCTCTCGGCTGAATGGGGGCTGGTTAACCAGGAAAAGGAGGGGGCAGATGACTACCCCGCAAACTCACGTCTCAACCGCGCACACGGAGGGCGAGGACGATCGCGGTGTCGACCGCAAAGACTGGCGCCGCATGGCCATTGGCCTCATTGTCGGTCTCGCATTGGCCATTCTCGTGTGGTTCATCTTCCCCAGCAACGCTGTCGACACGGTATTGGAATCCCCCGGCGCCAAGGATGACGCCGAATACACCCAGGGTGCATTGCGTGCTGTAGCCGCCGTGACCATTCTGATGGGCGTGTGGTGGATGACGGAGGCCATTCCGTTGGCCGCTACGGCACTGTTGCCGTTGGTTATCTTCCCGCTAGCTGGTGTGGGTGCCATCAAGGAAGTCGGTGCACCGTATGCCTCCGCCACTATCTTCCTGTTCATGGGGGGCTTCCTTATTGCCCTTGCGCTTCAGCGCTGGAACCTTCACCGCCGCCTTGCACTTTACGTGGTGAAGCTGATTGGTACCTCGCCCAAGCGTCTCATTTTGGGCTTTATGGTGGCTACTGGATTCTTGTCCATGTGGGTCTCTAACACTGCAACCGCCGTGGTTATGCTGCCGATTGGTACGTCAGTCCTGGCGCTGACTGCGGAGACCGTTGGTGGTTGGGATAAGCAGAAGAAGTTCGCCACTGCTCTCATGCTTGGTATCGCGTACTCGGCGTCCATTGGCTCGCTGGGCACGCTCATCGGCACCCCGCCGAATGCCTTCCTCAATGCGTATATGGCGGATACCTGGGGTGTGACCCTGGGCTTTGGTCGCTGGATGGCTGTAGGTGTGCCGCTGGCCGCCATTTTCCTGCTCATCGCGTGGTTCCTGCTCATCACCATCTTTCAGCCGGAGATGAAGGAGATTCCGGGTGGGCGCGAGCTTATTGATGAGGAAATTGAGGCCCTCGGCCCGTGGACCCGCCCCCAAATCATGACGGGTATTATCTTCCTGCTCGCCGCCGCTTCCTGGGTGACCCTGCCGCTCGTGCTTAAGGAATTCGACAACTACGATGACGCCATAGTAGGTATTGCAGCCGGTATTCTGCTTTTCATCTTGCCGGCGGACAACGAGCGCCGTATCCGCCTCCTGGACTGGGAGACGGCGAACGAGATGCCGTGGGACGTGCTCCTCTTGTTTGGTGGTGGCCTATCGCTTTCGGCAATGTTCAATCAGTCTGGCCTGTCCCTATGGATTGGTGAGATGGCTAAGGGGCTTAGCGTTCTGCCGGTCGTGCTCATCGTGGCTGCCGTGGCTGCGCTGGTGCTCTTCCTTACGGAAATCACTTCTAACACCGCAACTGCCGCGACCTTCATTCCGATCATGGGCGGTGTCGCGGTGGGCGTTGGTCTGACCGCTGACGGTGACGTCAACGTCCTCCTCCTTACCATCCCGGTGGCGCTCGCGGCAACGTGTGCATTCATGTTGCCGGTGGCTACCCCGCCGAACGCCATTGCGTACGGCTCTGGCTACGTCAAGATTGGTGAAATGATTAAGGGCGGTCTGGGTCTCAATATCATCGGCATCTTCCTCATTACCCTGACCGTTTACCTGCTGGCGGTGCCTATTTTCGGCCTCGCGGTCTAGCTGACGTAGCCGTCCCTTGATGAAAACCGTTATCATTACGGGATGGCTACACCCGTTACCGTGCTGTCCGGATTTTTAGGCAGCGGAAAGACCACCCTTCTCAACCACCTGTTGGCCAACCGCGAGGGGCGCAAGCTGGCGGTCATCGTTAATGACTTTTCCGAGGTCAATATCGATGCCGCCCTCGTCGCTGGCGCGGGCCATCTTGAACGCGGCGAAGACCGCTTCGTTGAGCTCTCCAACGGCTGCATTTGCTGTACCTTGCGCGAGGACCTCATCGAGTCCGTCGGCAAGCTGGCCCGTTCCGGCCGTTTCGATCAGATCGTCATCGAATCCACCGGTATTTCCGAGCCCATGCCCGTCGCCGCCACCTTTGAGTGGAAGTTTGAAGACGGCGCCACGCTTGCCGACGTTGCCCCCATCGACACCATGGTCTCCCTCGTGGATGCCTCCACGTTCCTTTCTCAATTACGCCGTGGCCGCAGCTTGGTCTCTGAGAATATCGAGGCCACGCCTGATGACGACCGCACCATCGCCGACCTGCTTGTGGACCAGGTCGAATTCGCCGATCTCATTCTCGTGACGAAGACCGACCTGGTGGAGGCCGCCGAAACCGAACGCGTCATCGCCACCGTGCGCGCCATGAACCCCCGCGCTCGCGTCGTGCCCGTAACCAACGGGGTTATCGACCCTGCGCTGGTCCTTGACGCCCATCTTTATGACACCGTAGCCGCCGCGGCCTACCACGGCTACGCCGAGGAACTGGCCAACCCGCACACCCCCGAAACCGAGGAATATGGCATCTCTTCGGTGGTCTTCCGCGCTGACCGTCCTTTCAACCGCGAGCGTCTGCTCAAGGCCTTGCGTGCCAGCACCGGCCTGGTGCGCTCGAAAGGTTATTGCTGGATTGATACTGATCTGCGCGTGGCCCACGCCTGGCAGCAGGCCGGACCTAACTTGCAGATCATGCCGGCCTCCTTGTGGGCGGCCAATGGGGTTACTCCCGGCACCGAGCTCGTGCTCATCGGCATTGACTTCGACCACGAGGCCACGCTTCAGTCCTTCCGTGACGCCGTGCTTTCCGACGCCGAAGTGGCCGCCCTCGTCTAGCCCCTCCTTAAGGTGAACACGGGGTGAATTGCTATGCCCATTTCTTGGGTTGAAAACATGCATTGACATTGGGATTTGTTAGTTCTCTGGAGTGTGGGTATAGTTATTCCTCGTTGCACAGCAGAGCACAAACGCTCCGGCGTTAAGCACTGCGAACCAACAGACTGCGCCCGTAGCTCAACGGATAGAGCATCTGACTACGGATCAGAAGGTTGGGGGTTCGAATCCCTCCGGGCGCACCACCTAAACCCCCAGGTTAAACGGTATAAACACCGGATAGCCTGGGGGTTTCTTCGCGTTTTAGTCGCCTAAAAGTAGCCCCGAGTAATCCCGGGTAAACCGAAGTGAGTGCAAACGCGGTGCAAACAGAATGCAAACACCGATCCTTCACCTGGGGCTATACTTTGGCCCATGATTCAAGCGATTCTCTC
Protein-coding regions in this window:
- a CDS encoding SLC13 family permease, translating into MTTPQTHVSTAHTEGEDDRGVDRKDWRRMAIGLIVGLALAILVWFIFPSNAVDTVLESPGAKDDAEYTQGALRAVAAVTILMGVWWMTEAIPLAATALLPLVIFPLAGVGAIKEVGAPYASATIFLFMGGFLIALALQRWNLHRRLALYVVKLIGTSPKRLILGFMVATGFLSMWVSNTATAVVMLPIGTSVLALTAETVGGWDKQKKFATALMLGIAYSASIGSLGTLIGTPPNAFLNAYMADTWGVTLGFGRWMAVGVPLAAIFLLIAWFLLITIFQPEMKEIPGGRELIDEEIEALGPWTRPQIMTGIIFLLAAASWVTLPLVLKEFDNYDDAIVGIAAGILLFILPADNERRIRLLDWETANEMPWDVLLLFGGGLSLSAMFNQSGLSLWIGEMAKGLSVLPVVLIVAAVAALVLFLTEITSNTATAATFIPIMGGVAVGVGLTADGDVNVLLLTIPVALAATCAFMLPVATPPNAIAYGSGYVKIGEMIKGGLGLNIIGIFLITLTVYLLAVPIFGLAV
- a CDS encoding GTP-binding protein, encoding MATPVTVLSGFLGSGKTTLLNHLLANREGRKLAVIVNDFSEVNIDAALVAGAGHLERGEDRFVELSNGCICCTLREDLIESVGKLARSGRFDQIVIESTGISEPMPVAATFEWKFEDGATLADVAPIDTMVSLVDASTFLSQLRRGRSLVSENIEATPDDDRTIADLLVDQVEFADLILVTKTDLVEAAETERVIATVRAMNPRARVVPVTNGVIDPALVLDAHLYDTVAAAAYHGYAEELANPHTPETEEYGISSVVFRADRPFNRERLLKALRASTGLVRSKGYCWIDTDLRVAHAWQQAGPNLQIMPASLWAANGVTPGTELVLIGIDFDHEATLQSFRDAVLSDAEVAALV